The sequence TTGACCCAAGGCAGCGTGGGAGGCCGGTCGAGGtgcgtgtactgtacacactctcgaCATCGTCCACCGTACACTCCCCATCACTCATGTCAGACCCCTGTATTAGGTACTGTGATTGTGTCCCACCCCCTATGTCTTTCCTGTCCCAGCATCAAGAGTCATATCTCTGCGACTTGCACGTTCTCTGATGCTCATGGAAAATTTTGATATTTTTAAAGGTATAGAAAGTTATCGTGTTGGCAGTGAATTAGccgatttagtttggttttacaaGTAGCTTACGACCTTTTGGTGTTACAAAATGGCGTCGAGGCTTTCTACTTCCCGCCAAAGGAGCGTGACGCCTGCCGTCAGTTGATTCCGACGCCAGGTTGGGTCACGTGACAATATAGACCAATGACGAGGAGCCCTCGGgaggcgtgacgtcacaaggtgGAGGGCTCTGAGCGGTCCGGCGCTGCGGGCATAGTGTGTCACAGCCCGTCATCGAGAGCAGAAACGCTCGAATGAGGTCCCAATTTGGAGGCTAGGAAGCCCCATCCAGTGGACCCAAGCAGCCGCATTAGTACCGCAGACGTCGTGGGAGATTATCTGATTcctgtgaagtacatggaagcaGAGCTTGGCTGGTGTTAGAGCGCCAAGAGCACTTTTACTGATAGTCTGCGTCAGAGGTGAACGTCGGGAGGACACTCCCTCAACCCCACGGGCCACGTTCAAACGCATCAGGCGAGCTGCTGTGCCCGTGGTCAAGTCCACTGGAAGACTGAGGAGGAGACATTGAACCAGACTGTAAGTTTGTCTACAGTTCCAGTGTGGGAGGAAGAAGACGACGTGCACAGGGACCTGTCTCCAGtacctcaggaggaggaggaggagggcctgCCTGTAGAGTGTGAGTACGGCGAGGACGCGCATCTACAAGTCGGCTGATGACCTTGTGTGTAAAGGACCCTGATCAACGGAGGACCAAACGCCAGGACCGAGGACCTCAGCGACTCACGCCAGAGGATATGTCGACTATGTAGTAGAAAGAGTTAAGGTACATaaattccctcccattaccccttggtcTAGGTGAGCTAGGATATCATTCATGTCATGCTAGGTGGCAGGGTATTCATATATACATGagttaatatatattaatgtatgtgtgtgtgtgggcgctgTGACATTTTGGGCAGCTAGAGGAAGTGGCTGGATTCAAGAGGCCAGGATCGAAGTTTTGAATCGTCCAGTTGACTGTGTTGCCAGAGGCGGGTGAGGAGTGTTGCCGCCGTCTGACAGTTCCACTTCTTTATGCGGATCCAGTGTAGTTTTATTCAGTAAACTCATCATCAATTTTTAtactgtgtttgagtgagccTTCGTCTCTAGGGCTATTTGAGTAGACCAGTTATGTGGCACTGCATTACATCTGACATTGAATCCTTGGTTTGTGATAACAAATAAGACCACTGAGGAGAGTTGCTGGGACACTAGTATGAACACCCAGCTATCGACCTtgacttaaagaggtaaggattgtATTCTTCCAGTGTCACAGCGGGCAAGTCCGACCGAAAGCAACAGAGGTGAGGTTGGATTTCCCCACTCGCCAGGGATGCAATTCAAGGCCAGCCCTTGGTTGACTGGGGGGGGCCCCCCTAGGGTGAGCAATGGCATCTCAAGTAAAAGGGGGGCGAAGACCCGCGGGATTAACCCTAACTActtaaggaaggaaggaatggggtGAAAACGATGACAGTACTTCTCTGAGCTGTAATCTAAATCATCAGTAATCGGTCGTTCATCAAACAACATGTCTTCTATTTTGTCCTCTGAGAGTCATTTTGCAACACAGCGGCTGACCGTAGACCGGGAGCTCGTAGATGAtgcatcagacatggttgctaCCTTAAACCTGGGGCTCTCCACCACCAGGAGGCCTCAGGCATCCATTTCATACCCGAGTAACCACGTGGAACTTTTAAAACCTACGCTATACCTACGAGCGCCCTGAGGCACTCTGATCTTGTGCTTAAAAACCGCTCTGTGCAGTGTGGGGTTAACCCTTTCCATCATGTTTTGAACAAATCCTATACAGGCTATTCCACCTCTGTAGTAGGTATAACCTCCAAAAATGCTATTCCTTTCTTAGAGTTCTACTCAGTGATTCAAAATGCATTCCGCAACCACTAGAGACAGATTGTCGtgtattgaaaaaaaaaactaaataccATTAACTGCGACCTCtgacctcccccttcctccccctctagCACTGTAACCCAAGGTTACAACTCTGCCACAGGTTACATATTGGCCACACACGATTCACTCATGGGAACTAGACCAAAGTTCTGTACCTTACTATCAGAACTGCTTTCTCCTATTTACAGTAGCGCTCCTCCTAATTTCATCAGGATCATGTCATGACGAGGACTTCTCTGGACAAGGActtcgggggtgaggaggtgagcgtcccgttcgttggtgaggctccccctgcgtcgcccgacgttcccccggttgtcatcgaccctcctccggatgttgcAGTGCCGTCGGATGCTACTCCTGCTCCTGTCGCTGTTGCTTCCGTCGACCTTCCTGTTGCTCCCTGTGAGGCATTGCCGTGTGCACAACCGACTtcagctgctgcgcctggccATGCATCCTAGCCTCGGgtcacggctgtgctgggtgctggggtggctgtgggggcccctgatgtgtgtggtccagttccccctgtggtcgaggctgctgctgttctgcggcgggcgtcagttcgtccggctagtggggCCCATGTTTCTGAGtcagcttccggctctgacgatctcaGGCCGGtgtccaaacgttcccggcgttcgtcgtctgcctgggctgatgttgggaaatttagtgactgtgggtctttggGTGTGGATGGAGTGGTTCCGGATGCGTCGCTGGCTCCGCAGTTAGTGGTGGCGgaagtccatgtgcctgctgacgTTGGTGCCTGTGTCTCTGGTGTGCCTGATGTTTCTTCTCCACCGGGGGCCTCTCCGCGGTGGGGCGTGGTGgcctccgctgccagggatggtggggatgaaggGGTTGGGCGAGGCCTGGTGGTGACCTTGCGGAAGGATGTGCGCAGTTCGGTATCCCGGCGGTCGtccggtggtgtgcccgtggacgctggtgcccctgtgatgGTGCCTTCTGTCCGGCTCCCTCCTCTGAGGATGTCCGTTGGGGACTGTATTACCGGAGTCTGTGATGCCGTTGGGTCACTGGGCGCGGATTGCTCTGTTACCGATCTGCGAGGAGGCGCTGGACTTTCAGGGTGGGGCAGTTCCATTGGTGTGGGAGCGTGTGCCGGTCACTCGGGTCAGGAGTGATTCCATTTGGGTGCCCTGTTTGAGGGTGTTTGTGGCCAATGTCCTGGAtgatatggcgtccccggtggatggtcaGGGCCCTTGGCAGTGGTTGCGATGGGAGGCGTTCCATGTACGATTCCCTCGGGACGTgtttccgggcaagtatgtctGATGATTTTCTACTtttgtgctgtgtgcccttctggcggtTTGTTTGCCTTTCGGTAGTTTGTGGCCGTgactctccctttgtttgtggcgaggcgggtggcttggtgtgtgttttagTCTTCATGTATTTATTTTGTGTTATTACCGTGCCctatgtgttttattttatgcttATGTGTTGTGTTTGTCTTTCATTTGtatgtttttttatatttttttgttgttattggctggttgtgtggtgtgctattttattgtattttttattatatttcattttgttcatactgttgtgctttgttgtcggtccttcaggccggcgcttctgttttgtttcatactgctaaaatgttttaacttgttgctatgttcttgttttgcttgcattgcatgcttgtttgtgattgttttctgttttgttctctattttgtAACCTTTTGTGtatttattctgcatttcctgtACCCTTTCCAGTTTTGGTACTTGTTgttctgtcggtccttctggccggcggattcttgttttgttctgttatgtttctaattttatgttttattgtaatttaaatcgcatgcttgcatgtaaaaatataaataaaaaaaaaatgtcataaGAACCCCAAAGCTGGAGTAACATTGCCCGATCTTGAAAatgtatttaattttatatattttaacagCATTTTTCTGCTGCTTCGAACACGAAATATACATGGCAAACATAAAATAACAAATGGAACTAACAGTAATTATAACAGGTTGGTTGATGAACTTTCAGTCACTTAAGCTGATGGAATAGGTTGCCAGCAAATACTGAGAGAAGTTCATTATGCATCGACCAGCTGAACTTTACGGCCATTCACTGGCATGATGGCTCTGCTGCTCTGAGACCCTgggtctggaattttctggaCGTGTATCATACCTTGCCCTTGAGATTGTCCTGTTGGATATGCTACATGTTCGTGTTGTCGATGTGTATGGGCTCCAACTGTTAACTACCCATCGGGCACTTGTGAAGTTTCACTCCACTGCTGTTTATAAGGACTTGGTGGCCGGTTATGATGCGCGCTCATTTACTCTCCCTGGGGACGGTGGTACCGTCGGTATCTCTGATCAATGCTGCTCGGTGACATATGTGGTACTGCATTGTGTGCCGTTCGAGTTCACAGAGGCCATACTTTGATGGTACTTTAGCCAGTTTGGGACTATAGTTTCCATCCGGATGAACTCCGTCTcttccggcaggtggcgtggTGTCTCATGTGGAACCCGGACTCTTGCCCTGTGGCTCAAATCACCTGTTTCCCTCCATGGTtaccttgaaattgaaattgaaattgaaatagaaATAATGGTTACCTTGATGGGCTACAATATGCGGGCGTTCCATGCAAGG comes from Procambarus clarkii isolate CNS0578487 chromosome 55, FALCON_Pclarkii_2.0, whole genome shotgun sequence and encodes:
- the LOC138352861 gene encoding uncharacterized protein, whose translation is MELPHPESPAPPRRSVTEQSAPSDPTASQTPVIQSPTDILRGGSRTEGTITGAPASTGTPPDDRRDTELRTSFRKVTTRPRPTPSSPPSLAAEATTPHRGEAPGGEETSGTPETQAPTSAGTWTSATTNCGASDASGTTPSTPKDPQSLNFPTSAQADDERRERLDTGLRSSEPEADSETWAPLAGRTDARRRTAAASTTGGTGPHTSGAPTATPAPSTAVTRG